The Verrucomicrobiota bacterium genomic sequence TCCACCTGCGCGGCGCGCATTTCCTCCTCAAACGCCGCCAGGTCCTTCGCGGGCACTGCCGGATCGTCGGCCCCGTGCAGGGCGAGCACTTTGCATTTGATATTCTTGCCGTCCGCCGGGGCGGGGGAATCCAGCCCGCCGTGGAAGCTGACCACGCCGTTGAGTTCGGCCCCGCTGCGCGCCAGTTCGATGACCGCGGTGCCGCCGAAGCAATAGCCGATGGCCGCCACGCGGGCGGTGTCCACCTGCGGCTGTTGCTTGAGCCAGGCCAGGCCGGCATTCACGCGCTCGCGCAGCAACGCCCGGTTGCCCTTGTATTTGCCCGCCTGGGCGCCGGCCGCTTGCGGGTCTTTGGGGCGGATGCCCTGGCCGTAAATATCGCAGGCAAAGGCCGCATAGCCCAGCTTCGCCAGCATGTCGGCCCGCTTCTTTTCGTAATCGGTCAGGCCCTTCCATTGATGCACGATGAGCACGGCCGGGCGTTTGCCGGGGAGCGCGTCG encodes the following:
- a CDS encoding dienelactone hydrolase family protein, with translation MKRIVLLMLTLTLASLAQAEIRTQTVEYKQGETTLEGWFTYDDALPGKRPAVLIVHQWKGLTDYEKKRADMLAKLGYAAFACDIYGQGIRPKDPQAAGAQAGKYKGNRALLRERVNAGLAWLKQQPQVDTARVAAIGYCFGGTAVIELARSGAELNGVVSFHGGLDSPAPADGKNIKCKVLALHGADDPAVPAKDLAAFEEEMRAAQVDWQLVKFGGAVHSFTDWNAKPGVSPVAAYNEPADRRSWELMKLFFGEVLK